The Pedobacter roseus genome contains a region encoding:
- a CDS encoding phosphonatase-like hydrolase has protein sequence MEKNKIAMVVFDMAGTTVNEDNLVYKTLQKAINNAGFEFSLDQVLAQGAGKEKRQAIRSVLSTYAGVSDEALTAKIYDEFIVALTHAYATEDILPQPNAVELFKELKSRKIFAVLNTGYDSATANSIITKLGWSVGREFDALVTASDVSRNRPDPDMIEFAMKKFNITDSSSVVKIGDSAIDIEEGQNAGCGLSIGITTGAHTAAQLMEAHPDLIIDNLIDLLPLID, from the coding sequence ATGGAAAAGAATAAAATAGCAATGGTGGTTTTTGATATGGCCGGAACCACAGTAAATGAAGATAATCTGGTGTATAAAACGCTTCAAAAGGCCATTAACAATGCGGGTTTTGAATTTAGTTTGGATCAGGTGCTTGCGCAGGGTGCAGGGAAAGAAAAAAGACAGGCTATCCGTTCGGTATTATCTACTTATGCTGGTGTGAGCGATGAAGCCCTTACAGCTAAAATATATGATGAATTTATTGTTGCGTTAACCCATGCTTATGCTACTGAAGATATTCTCCCTCAGCCAAATGCGGTAGAACTGTTTAAAGAACTGAAGAGTAGAAAAATTTTTGCTGTGCTGAATACCGGGTATGACAGTGCTACGGCTAATTCGATTATCACGAAACTTGGCTGGAGCGTGGGAAGAGAGTTTGATGCGTTGGTTACTGCTTCTGATGTTTCGCGTAACAGGCCTGATCCTGATATGATCGAATTTGCGATGAAAAAATTTAATATCACCGACAGTAGCAGCGTGGTAAAAATAGGCGATTCGGCCATTGATATAGAAGAAGGACAAAATGCAGGTTGTGGGCTTAGCATCGGGATTACCACCGGAGCACATACTGCGGCCCAGTTAATGGAGGCTCACCCGGATCTGATCATCGACAACCTGATCGACCTGTTACCACTCATTGATTAA
- a CDS encoding MFS transporter yields the protein MDKKFRVQQWKMLLITMFCYLFFYTGRHNFGWAAKGMAADLHIPYTGIGWISFSMLMGYSIGQLINGNLADRFSARLMVTVGAYLSIITNVAISFANSGTLIMILWALNGYFQSMAFAPGAKLINNWWSEEERGKAFGFYTMAAGLSSVVTYLLSIILLQQGYEWRMLFRLPVLLLLISATAFLIIARDKPDLAKDTKIEKQPEVSWVNRYRLVLSNKRFMVASLGFGFESMARYGLIFWVPVHYLGGNWKDNPGNLWVTFLLPVGMAAGALTFGMLSDSLFKRDRIKAIIFGMSISAIIAILIYVAPVHNLLLGGVLMLLAGFFVYGPQACFFPLSPDFLGSSLTGTGIGFMNMIAYLFAAFGEPLLGFAIDTTGSTNSIFIVISVLCLLSACSVGAVKFMKLPIVKTV from the coding sequence ATGGATAAGAAATTTAGGGTACAGCAATGGAAAATGCTGTTGATTACCATGTTCTGTTACCTGTTTTTTTATACAGGCAGGCACAATTTTGGTTGGGCTGCAAAAGGGATGGCGGCAGATCTGCATATTCCGTACACGGGAATTGGCTGGATCAGTTTTTCAATGCTAATGGGGTATTCCATCGGGCAGTTAATCAACGGAAACCTTGCCGACCGTTTTAGTGCACGTTTAATGGTTACGGTGGGCGCATATCTTTCTATCATCACCAATGTTGCCATCAGTTTTGCCAACAGCGGAACGCTAATTATGATACTGTGGGCTTTGAACGGTTATTTTCAATCGATGGCCTTTGCGCCCGGCGCAAAACTGATTAATAATTGGTGGAGTGAGGAGGAGCGGGGCAAAGCCTTTGGTTTTTACACCATGGCCGCCGGACTATCTTCTGTAGTTACTTACCTGCTTTCTATTATTTTATTGCAGCAGGGTTATGAGTGGCGTATGCTTTTCAGGTTACCGGTGCTTTTACTGTTAATTTCGGCAACTGCTTTTCTGATTATCGCCCGCGATAAACCAGATCTTGCCAAAGATACCAAAATAGAAAAACAACCAGAAGTAAGCTGGGTAAACCGCTACCGTTTGGTATTGAGCAATAAAAGGTTTATGGTGGCCTCACTTGGTTTTGGCTTTGAAAGTATGGCGCGTTACGGCCTTATTTTTTGGGTTCCGGTTCATTATTTAGGAGGTAACTGGAAAGATAATCCTGGTAATTTATGGGTGACCTTTTTATTACCTGTAGGAATGGCTGCCGGGGCACTTACTTTCGGAATGTTATCTGATAGTTTGTTTAAAAGAGACCGGATCAAAGCCATTATCTTTGGCATGTCGATAAGTGCCATTATTGCCATTCTCATTTATGTCGCACCAGTTCATAACCTGCTTTTAGGTGGGGTATTGATGTTATTGGCCGGTTTTTTCGTATATGGTCCACAGGCTTGCTTTTTTCCGCTTAGTCCCGATTTTTTAGGAAGTAGCCTTACTGGTACCGGTATAGGTTTTATGAATATGATCGCTTACCTTTTTGCCGCTTTTGGCGAGCCTTTACTGGGTTTTGCTATCGATACAACAGGAAGTACCAATAGTATTTTTATTGTTATTTCGGTACTCTGCCTATTGTCTGCCTGTAGTGTTGGCGCAGTGAAGTTTATGAAATTACCAATAGTTAAAACTGTTTAA
- a CDS encoding phage tail protein, whose product MNFIGEIKLIGESFAPSGWALCNGQLLAIQSNSALYSILGTTYGGNGTTTFALPNLQGTVPVGAGNGPGLTPLPLGEQYGTETVTLNVTNLPSHTHNVKAVSANGTVSTPTGNYFADKGRFDNDYTTNLPNVQMNPLTVGVAGNSLPVPIMQPYMALYYVIALQGVFPARN is encoded by the coding sequence ATGAACTTTATAGGAGAAATAAAACTGATAGGGGAAAGCTTTGCTCCCAGCGGCTGGGCCCTTTGTAATGGCCAGCTTTTGGCTATTCAATCAAATTCTGCATTATATTCGATCTTAGGTACAACCTATGGCGGCAATGGCACAACTACTTTTGCATTACCTAATCTGCAGGGAACCGTTCCGGTAGGGGCAGGTAACGGACCAGGCTTAACTCCCCTTCCGCTAGGTGAACAGTATGGAACAGAAACTGTAACGCTTAATGTAACTAATCTGCCTTCGCATACCCACAATGTTAAAGCAGTAAGTGCAAATGGAACGGTATCAACGCCAACAGGCAACTATTTTGCGGATAAAGGAAGGTTTGATAACGATTACACCACTAATTTGCCAAACGTGCAAATGAATCCGTTAACAGTGGGAGTTGCCGGCAATAGCCTGCCTGTACCGATAATGCAGCCTTACATGGCATTATACTATGTAATTGCTTTACAAGGAGTGTTTCCTGCAAGAAATTAA
- a CDS encoding aspartyl/asparaginyl beta-hydroxylase domain-containing protein, with protein sequence MLPLRTPDGTDNIFPDLLSADCYKDHPNMQLFPSVKQIIDGLQCEVMSVRLLNLTAGSVIKQHRDAELAFEKGEARLHFPVQTNAEVEFYINNERVIMNEGECWYINANLLHRVSNNGHTDRIHLVIDCKVNPWLEQLILNTEIIAHAPDENRSPDLLKQMIISLKEQNSPRALQMADELQQEYDTLLLSNQP encoded by the coding sequence GTGCTGCCTTTACGCACACCAGATGGTACCGATAATATTTTTCCGGATTTGCTTAGTGCAGATTGTTATAAAGATCATCCCAACATGCAATTGTTCCCTTCAGTGAAACAGATTATTGATGGATTACAATGCGAAGTAATGTCAGTACGCTTGCTTAATCTAACGGCGGGGTCAGTAATCAAACAACATCGCGATGCCGAACTGGCCTTTGAAAAAGGCGAAGCCCGGCTCCACTTTCCCGTCCAGACCAATGCTGAGGTAGAATTTTACATCAACAACGAACGTGTGATCATGAATGAAGGCGAATGTTGGTACATTAATGCCAATTTGCTACATCGCGTAAGCAATAATGGACATACAGACAGGATACACCTGGTTATCGACTGTAAAGTAAACCCCTGGTTGGAGCAATTGATTTTAAATACCGAAATTATTGCCCATGCTCCAGACGAAAATCGATCTCCTGACTTATTAAAGCAGATGATCATTTCATTAAAAGAACAAAATAGCCCAAGAGCACTTCAAATGGCAGATGAGCTACAACAAGAATATGATACCTTATTATTAAGTAACCAGCCATGA
- a CDS encoding phage tail protein, whose product MDYYLGDIRIVAMNFAPKGWALCNGQILPVQQNQALFSLLGTFYGGNGTTTFALPNLQGRVSLGVGRNPNSGTTYAQGQMAGTQNVTLLPSQLPAHNHFFAANNAPGTTTAPAGTYFADSVAPDLDFSNAGLNTVMAPGALSATGSSAPLPIQQPYLGLTFIIATTGMYPSRN is encoded by the coding sequence ATGGATTATTATTTAGGAGATATAAGAATAGTTGCCATGAATTTTGCGCCAAAAGGTTGGGCACTATGCAACGGGCAAATTTTACCAGTACAACAAAATCAAGCATTATTTTCGCTTTTAGGTACCTTTTATGGTGGTAACGGAACAACTACATTTGCCCTACCCAACTTACAGGGGCGTGTATCGCTTGGTGTTGGAAGAAACCCAAATAGCGGTACTACCTACGCTCAAGGTCAAATGGCCGGTACTCAAAATGTTACATTATTGCCAAGTCAGTTACCTGCACACAATCACTTCTTTGCTGCAAATAATGCCCCGGGTACAACTACTGCGCCAGCTGGAACTTACTTTGCTGATTCTGTTGCACCAGATCTTGATTTTTCAAATGCAGGCTTAAACACCGTAATGGCCCCCGGAGCACTAAGTGCTACAGGTAGTAGTGCGCCACTACCTATACAACAACCCTATTTGGGCCTAACTTTTATTATCGCTACAACAGGTATGTACCCGTCTAGAAATTAA
- a CDS encoding methionyl-tRNA formyltransferase, translated as MKIIIFSNHLSSVPIIDYFNTQGLLKAVVSTDKLKAQHTEIENFCNKSNISFFKVNRRQLLTTTKQLFVDIQPDLVVMFGFSYRIPADLYEFPIFGFFNVHFSMLPAYQGPDPLFWQMKNGETSGGVSIHKVDSGFDTGAVVLQEPLPFIPGETWGIADGRHSAVAVNMVVQLVEKLKNSGEVTEQHTVAVTPSYYSKATAADIAIDWMLQTAAEVEAQVNACNPGAGGAVTTFKRQLVRILEVSPVEAQGESLVDAGTVVHADASGVYVQCADRKILRINIIKLSEGFLTGSKLAALGVKPGEKFENSIFEYHEIYN; from the coding sequence GTGAAAATAATTATATTTTCTAACCACCTATCGTCTGTTCCTATAATAGACTATTTCAACACGCAGGGTTTATTAAAAGCAGTTGTATCAACTGATAAGCTTAAGGCTCAACATACTGAAATCGAAAATTTCTGTAATAAAAGTAATATTTCTTTTTTCAAAGTAAACAGACGTCAGTTGCTTACAACTACTAAGCAGCTGTTTGTTGATATCCAGCCAGATTTAGTGGTGATGTTTGGTTTTTCTTACCGAATCCCAGCTGACCTTTATGAATTTCCAATATTTGGATTCTTTAATGTTCACTTCAGTATGCTGCCTGCTTACCAGGGGCCCGATCCTCTGTTTTGGCAAATGAAAAACGGAGAGACAAGCGGGGGTGTAAGTATTCATAAAGTTGATTCCGGTTTTGATACTGGCGCTGTGGTTTTGCAAGAGCCTTTGCCTTTTATACCTGGCGAAACCTGGGGCATTGCCGATGGCAGGCATAGTGCTGTAGCGGTTAATATGGTTGTTCAACTAGTAGAAAAACTAAAGAACAGTGGCGAAGTAACAGAACAACACACTGTTGCAGTAACGCCAAGCTATTATTCGAAGGCTACAGCTGCTGATATTGCTATTGACTGGATGTTGCAAACGGCAGCAGAAGTAGAAGCACAGGTGAATGCCTGTAATCCTGGTGCTGGCGGAGCAGTAACTACCTTTAAACGCCAATTGGTTAGGATTTTGGAAGTCTCGCCAGTTGAGGCTCAAGGAGAATCTCTTGTTGATGCCGGTACAGTAGTGCATGCCGATGCAAGTGGTGTATATGTGCAATGTGCCGATCGCAAAATTTTGAGAATCAATATTATCAAGCTTAGTGAAGGTTTTTTAACTGGTTCTAAGTTAGCAGCATTGGGCGTAAAGCCGGGTGAAAAATTTGAAAACAGCATTTTCGAATACCACGAAATATACAATTAA
- a CDS encoding zinc-binding dehydrogenase — protein MDKARIVAFNGQGQPMEVLTKEIPNLQKGEILIKNLYTTICGSDLHTYCGLRKEKVPTVLGHEIVGEITGFAEGHEEKDYLGNKLEIGDRVTWSIFSSDPDSAMSKAGMPQKGEKLFKYGHAQITANDALHGGLSTHCILKPGTAVLKISTAVPLPVAAIINCAVATVAGALRLAGDVKSKKVLITGSGLLGMVCAAMCKDAGASYIHIADINPQRLEQAVAFGANETHLLTGASVGLPEGIELAFDMSGSADAMENSIEKLAIGGTAVWIGAVFNTRKVQVDAESIVRKLITIKGLHNYNFEDFVYAVNFISKNYQVFPFEKVVSKEFDLLNTNEAFDFAVANKPLRVGINLDQQQA, from the coding sequence ATGGATAAAGCCAGAATAGTAGCTTTTAACGGACAAGGGCAACCGATGGAAGTGCTAACAAAAGAAATTCCTAACCTGCAAAAAGGGGAAATCCTGATCAAAAACCTTTACACCACAATTTGTGGCAGCGACCTGCATACCTATTGTGGCTTGCGAAAAGAGAAAGTGCCAACCGTACTGGGGCACGAGATTGTAGGCGAAATTACAGGCTTTGCTGAAGGTCATGAGGAAAAAGATTACCTGGGAAATAAACTGGAAATCGGCGACAGGGTAACCTGGAGTATTTTTTCTTCCGATCCTGATTCCGCCATGTCGAAAGCCGGGATGCCGCAGAAAGGTGAAAAGCTTTTTAAATACGGGCATGCACAAATTACGGCCAATGATGCATTGCATGGCGGTTTGTCGACCCATTGTATCTTAAAACCGGGTACAGCAGTACTCAAAATCTCAACGGCAGTACCCTTGCCTGTAGCGGCAATTATTAATTGCGCGGTAGCTACTGTAGCTGGCGCATTAAGGCTGGCTGGAGATGTTAAATCGAAAAAAGTGCTTATTACCGGAAGTGGCTTACTCGGGATGGTATGTGCAGCGATGTGTAAAGACGCAGGAGCCAGTTATATTCACATCGCTGATATCAATCCTCAAAGGCTTGAACAGGCGGTGGCTTTTGGCGCAAACGAAACTCACCTGTTAACAGGGGCTTCGGTGGGATTGCCGGAAGGCATTGAACTTGCATTTGACATGAGTGGCTCGGCTGATGCGATGGAAAATAGTATCGAGAAACTGGCCATCGGTGGAACAGCAGTATGGATTGGTGCGGTATTTAATACGCGTAAAGTGCAGGTTGATGCAGAATCGATAGTGCGGAAGTTAATTACCATTAAAGGTTTACATAATTACAATTTCGAAGATTTTGTTTATGCGGTAAACTTCATCAGTAAGAATTATCAGGTTTTTCCATTTGAAAAAGTGGTTTCAAAAGAATTTGATCTTTTAAATACCAATGAGGCATTTGATTTTGCCGTCGCAAATAAACCGCTTCGTGTAGGTATTAATCTGGATCAGCAGCAAGCTTAG
- a CDS encoding phage tail protein — MLDSNYVGEIRMFAGTFAPVNWHLCDGATLPISQNEVLYTLLGTTYGGDGVTTFAIPDLRGRVPVHMGTGPGLTPVVLGQKSGTEQVTMTVSQMASHTHPLMAQSAEGNANLPTNNAFANTGSTDPDFAPNTVTPDVVMGSQSVSSAGGNVPFGISQPSLAVNYIIALNGIYPARN, encoded by the coding sequence ATGTTAGATTCAAATTACGTCGGCGAGATCAGGATGTTTGCTGGAACTTTTGCGCCAGTAAACTGGCACTTATGCGATGGTGCAACTCTCCCTATCAGTCAGAATGAAGTGCTTTATACACTTTTAGGTACCACTTATGGAGGCGATGGAGTAACTACATTTGCAATACCCGATCTTAGGGGCAGGGTACCAGTACACATGGGTACCGGACCTGGCTTGACACCTGTTGTTTTGGGACAAAAATCCGGAACAGAGCAGGTTACGATGACCGTAAGCCAAATGGCGAGTCATACCCATCCGTTAATGGCTCAAAGTGCCGAAGGTAATGCCAATTTGCCAACCAATAATGCATTTGCAAATACTGGGTCGACAGATCCTGATTTTGCTCCGAATACTGTTACACCAGATGTGGTGATGGGTAGCCAGTCGGTATCTTCAGCAGGTGGCAATGTACCATTCGGAATCAGCCAGCCATCGTTAGCTGTAAATTATATCATCGCTTTAAATGGTATATATCCTGCACGTAACTAA